The Plasmodium vivax chromosome 7, whole genome shotgun sequence DNA window ACCCGATGGGACAAACACCCTTTCGTAGTCGTCCAAAATGGCGTTATCGCTGAAGGGGAAGTTGTGCAGGCGATGCATTATGTACCTGTACAGgagcttcacatttttcgcttccttcTTATTTGCCGTGTTGCAGAAAATGGTAGCTGCCTGGTAATTCACCGCCAAGTTTCTCAGGTAGGCAATAATCACATCCATATATCCTTGGTATGTTCtattgtttaaaatttcgtACCCGTCCGATTTGCAGATGACAAAGAGTATTGGGAATGACATGTTGATTTTGATGAGTCCGTCTCGTTCTACGTTGGATGTGTTTTCCTCCCTGATGGAGCTGCTGGACGATAGTTTGACTTGGCCCTCACGGGATGACTCTCCCATAAGGGGTTGCGAATCCCCCACGGTGATGCCATTTCGTGGGTTCACCCCAACttggcattttttctcccgCTTTTTCCTCTCCAATGCGTCTCTTTTATAGTTGTGCACATAACTCTGCAAGCTCTCCTTCAGCTCACGCAGCTCCTCCATACTGTAGTCAGAATGGAGGTGCTCAAAAATCACATACAGCACATCGATCCATTGGTTTATTTCAGACATGATGTTATATGGTTTGTACAAATCTGTGCATATCAAAATGATTACCTTTTTGAtgtctttaaatttttttaaatttttaattaacgaACCCACATATGAAGAGTGCTGCAGGATCCACACGTGGCTACTTCCTTTCACttcatttgcttttttattttcttccaaattttttacccctAAACATGCGTAATCTAGTGGAAGAACTCCACCCCCATTTTGGTACAGCACTTCTCCATCGTTTTTATCCCCCTGCAGAGAAATTTCTTGCAGCGATTTCACTAAGGAGGACTTCCCCACGTCCTTATTGCCGAGGATTATGATGTGGCTACTCTCTAGCTCCTCGTTTTTCTccatgtttaatttttttaaaatgttttggtagatgctttttttctcgtgCGCCTCATCCTCGTCTTGCCGCGTCCCTTTGTCTGCCTTGCTCTCCTCTAGAGAAGCTGTCGAAGTGGGAGAAGCGGGCGAATCAGTCGAATCAGTCGAATCAGTCGGATCAGCCGAAGCggacgaagcggacgaagcAGCCGAATCAGCCGAAGCAACCGCAACCGCATCGTATGTGTTTTCCCAATTCGAGTCGTCGCTCCCACCTTCGCctgtttccccatttttaagtgcATCCTCGTGCTCCCCCCTGCTGCCATCCCGTCGGTATCGCTCCGTCAATTCGTCCTCAAAGTGATGGCTCTTCGGGCGCGCACCTTCCCCTGCGTCTTCATTTTCCTCTGCAGCTTCGTCCTCACCTTCCTCTGCATCTTCATTTCCAACCGCCACGTTGCCCATTTCTGGGGGTACTCCCTCATTCGCCGCTGCTTGACTAACTTTCGATAAGCGCCTCGTCACGCTGACATCCCGACagtctttttcttctccgtcGTTCTGTGtcgcttttcccttttcctcctctccacTAAGCTCAGCactgccccccccttcctcatcctcagcattttttttctcatcataTGCCTTACTGtagcttttttctttccccggGTTATACTTCCCAttggcacaatttttttccatttttttcttgtcaTCGtcgattttcttttttaatgcaaCGCCACTTTCTTCTTCGTTCATCTTCCCATTTGCTGCAACCTTCATAAGATTGACGCTGCTCTTTCTGGAGGTGATGCCATTGTCCTTTGCGCTCTTTGCACTCCACTTTTCCTTATAGGTGTCCCTAATTTTCGCAGGGGCCTTTAGCCCCGCCGCCTTACTTGTGTTgctctttttcaaaatgctCACTGAACTGTTTGAagagtttttattttcgcgcTTCATCCTGATTGTCTTTAAATTGAATTTTGCTTGGGCGCATGGGGGGTTGCTCAACTACAGCTGTGCGTAGGGCATATCTCTACAACGGTTCGTAGGGCGTATATCTACACATGTGCGCaggcatatgcatatacgtacGTAGGCGTTCTCTGGCAAGACTGCTAAAAGCGAAGTGACGAGGCCGACACCCCCCCTCGCGCTgaatcaaaaaggggaaaacgaaaTGTGCCCCCCCGAACAAGCTATCCTAATGCGATTGCATGGAAGAGGCGGACGGACAACATAACAGTCACGCACGTTCcctaattaacaaaaaaaaaaaaaaaaaatttaataaatcaAAGCGTGGTATACAAATGTGTGCTCATACATGTCCCCATTTGTATTTGCACATAATCGTGTACTTATTATAGAAAGCATGTTCACATTTTGGGGCAAAATCTTTGTCACTTGCGTCTGATTAATGCGAGTTTAAGCGTCAGCGAGTTGCTACAGCatggtacaaaaaaaaaaaaaaaaaattgtgaaggaGTGAAAAGACGCAAATTGGACATTCCTATGTGGTAAAATAGGCATCAACGTTTGCTACGTTGATAAGTCGTTAGTGTATTTTCGCGCTCGCCTATTTGTGTTATTGTCCACGCGCATATTTATGCACACTTgcatgtgccttttttttttttttaacccccgtTTTTACGCTCAACACAGGGGGAcataaaatcaaaatatgCCTAAAGTTCCCCTTCCAAGCAGACCACTTAAGACTTTAAAAATGGacggaaaaaacgaaatacagtacaaaaggggggcaaccatacatgtttgcaaaaaattgtgcacgTCAGTAAAGCTACACACGGATGTTCCCATTGCCGtggcatgaaaaaaaaaaaaaaaaaaacccaagtGAGGTTACGCGATATAGGAAGAATGTGCATGCGCTTTTGCTTCAAAATTGTTACTTTCCATGCGTCACATTTTTAAGTCACTGTGCTTAACGCAGAAATTGTAGGAAGTCCCTAAACCATACCtatgcacacaaaaataCGTTTGCGCAAGGGAGCTTTCAACACGCATGTCCGCAGCAACGAGCTTTGTCAACCGATCAAAGTTATTCCAGCTATTGCTAAGTTAGCActccattatttttttaacgaatAGACATATTGGCACCCtttaaacgtaaaaaaaaagggaaaatatgcAATTTGCGCTGCACACTCTGATGTTAACGGTTCAACAtgtggcataaaaaaaagggaagaaaagtCGAAAGATCAATTCTATGCTTTTATAGATCTGTCACATCCtctatattatttttactacttttccatttttccattatgtgttaaaaaaaaaattttttttttttatattgttaaCAGGTCAGGTAAAATCATCCCCCATGAGTAAGGGCATCGcatgagggggggaaaacgtTAAGCGTTGAGGAATGACTTTTCTTCGTTGAGATAGCAACCGTTTAGTGGCTTAGAAGATACGTATTCcgcttttcaaatttaaaaacctGAAGTAGCAACAGCTCGTCCGAGCTGCTGCATGATGTGGCTGCACGTCCTCATTTCGCAGCAAATGTCTTAGCGTTGTTTTGAAAGGGtcgggggaaaaaggaaaaagaacgcacacatatatatgcatatatatgtgcacatatatgtacactcCATATGAACGTTAGGGGGGAATTTCCCCCATTCAAAGACGAGAGACACATTGCCAAAACGATAAACACGTACATAAATACAACCACAGCAGCAATAGCGCGCCGACTCATTGCAAAATTCACCCCAAATGATCGCCTTATAATAACCACTGCGCCCTTATGCGTGGTAAAACACTCCCACAGAACCagctgtaaaaataaattccccTTGGCcaacaaattatattttccaccGGGGTGTCAAACTCGTTCCCTTTTGTGAATATTTTCTCTACGCGTACaaacttgaaaaaaaaaacgcccaaAACGCCCAAAACGCCCAAAACGCAACTGTTGTAATAACACTACTGCTCCAAAGGCACAGACTTggaagtatattttttcctgaCTGCACGATTGCAGATTTACTCATTTGGAAATGACTCCCACGGCTgttctttttcaatttgtgAACACCCTTAACATTAGCagaacaaaagggggggttaACCACATTTTGCAGTGTTCCAGGCCGTCACGCGCACCCCCTTTTGGCGCTAAATTTCCGCATAGGTACATAACACGTACGTATAAGCCGTGCACCTAAGTTCGCAGTGTTTACGTGGAGATGCATTCACCATGTGGGCAGTCAGTAAGTTGTCAGCGCCTTCTTTGTAATTATCATCGTGCTATGACATGCATTTCCGAGCATGTTCCGCCTATCTCCATTTGTTCACGCACAAATGTTACAGAAAAGGGGTCATACGGTTTATACGTTTCTTCGGAAGGTATCCCCCCCCCGTCGACACAGCGCAGGAACGTATGCGAATATAGAGACCAACATTTCAGTCGCCAAAAATGCcatgggaaaataaaaacttacGATATGTATTCCATTTTCGGAGgagatatttttaaaggagAGAGGGAATAATAAAAGTGCCTCATATGCGTATGCAACGTATTTTCCaccattttgcattaaaaAGGCCCTCCTCATCTCTCCTGCATGTTGTacaacagtttttttttctttctttaaaaaaaattatccacgCTATGTAGCACTCCTCCACAATGTATCACTCTGTAATTCGACCTATTTTCCCGCGTATGCCTCGGtcttgtatttttttttttttttttttttttttgtcatacTGCAACTGAGATACTGttcattttgaagttttattttttaattttattttgcaaatttttacatgGCTTCAATTTGTTCAATTTGTGCAATTTGGTTAAATTTGGTTAAATTTGTTCAATTTGGTTCagtttgcccattttgctcatttggcTCATTTTGCCCGTTTGGCCCCATTTCGTTGTCACCCTTCACGCCGCTAGCCACTGTGATCACCCAACCGACGGTGCAGCACGGATAATCACCGAAAGGGGAAGTGTTAACTGAAAGGCCTTAAAAGGTTCTTGCATATTTTACcatttatattcatttatctTAAGTGCAAACAATTTGTAACCAAAACGGGAAATACAGTAGAACGCGGGAGGCATAAGATATGTCAAATCATATCCCAAAAAAAGTGCGAAATGAAGTGAACAGCTAACTTGGGGAAGAATCCATCTGCAGAattttctacaaaaaaaagaaacacaacAATTTACATTCTTTGCTAACAATCAGCTGCGATGAAGTAGTTATTAAAGAGcatacaattatttttttttttatttattttttattttttttttttttgttgaacaaacggaaaataaaaccatGTTGTTCATCTTTCGATACCTACGtaaaagtgttttttttttaaaagtacaAAATATGTCAAGTTGaggcaaagaaaaagaaagaagaaaaaattaacgctAGCCATGCAGTTAGCTTTAATaactaattaaaaatatgaagcaACACGCACCAACTGGTTGGTGCCTGTGAATTTTTGCTTATACATGAaagcccccttttttttgagtgcCAATTTGTTTGTCTCTTTATTTCGTTCGCCCATTCGGCGCCCATTTGTATGCCCATTTGTTTACCCATTTGTATGCCCATTTACCTGGccgttttccccatttgctgTATGATTATTCCACTTATTATCTGTCAATTCGTCCATTTGTCAACGTAGCGCCTATTTCCCCTTGGCAAGGAGAGACCACATTTGTTGCTCAAAAGTCAGGTGGTTCTACTCCTCACTTGATCGCAGCGGCTCGACTGAGAAGCCTTTCTTTGACCCCCTCGCTACCCAGTTGGCACCTTTCAAGTGCCCCTTATTCTGTAAGTACCCCTTATTCTATAAGTACCCCCCAGCAAAATGATTGAATGCATCGAGAATTACATAAAAACGTttaaggagaaggaaaacctgtatgtgaaaaaaaaagtgtccaTCATTGGGTCCCCCCTGTCGGCTGGACAGCCCTTGGGAGGGGTGCACCTGGCATGTGACAATTTGAGGATGCTCGGTCTGCACAAGGTGATAGAGGCCTTGGGCTGGAGTTACGAAGACGTAGGAAATGTTGGCGCTGCTGGAAGTGTTGGCAGCGGGGGAAGTACCGACAGTGGTGGAAGTATTGGTAGCGATGAAGGTACTGACAGCGGTGGAAGTGATATAGACAAAGATATCGGCGGGAGGAGGACCTACGAACAGGCCGAAATGAACGGAAGGCTAAACACGCACAACAGCAGCTCTGCACACACGGAGAAGTACCATCACGGAATGGAAAAACTTAACGGAGATACAAAATTAAACCACTGCTGCAATGGCAAAGATAATGCCAATTGGGAAAATCATAGCAACAGGAATGATCACAGGGGAGAAAGATGCATGACGAATAAATGCGTACAAAATAACTactatgataatataaaaaatgttgaaaTTATTGGAAAATTtagtgaaaaattatttcgcAAAATGAGTAACGAattgaggaagaaaaattttgtattaaaCATTGGAGGTGACCACAGTGTGGCATTTCCTAGCATCCTGAGCTCTTTGCAATTTTACAGAGATTTAAGAGTCATATGGATAGATGCCCATGGAGACATTAACATCCCGGAGACCTCTCCCTCAGGAAATTATCATGGCATGGCATTAGCTCACACCATAGGGCTCTTTAAAAACAAAGTGCCATGCTTCGAGTGGTCTGAAAAGCTCACTTATTTAAAACCAGAAAATGTGGCCATCATTGGAATAAGAGACATcgatatatatgaaaaaattattttaaaaaaatgcaacattaattattatacaatctttgacattgaaaaaaatggcatataCAATACCATCTGTACAGCCCTTAACCTGCTAGATCCCCATGAAAATTGCCCCATACACATTTCTCTCGACATTGATAGTGTCGATAGCTTTTTCGCTCCAGGAACCGGAACCATTGCCAAGGGCGGCCTAAATTACAGAGAAATTAATTTACTAATGAAAGTCCTGGCAGACACAAGGCGCGTCGTTTCAATGGATTTGGTCGAGTATAACCCATCTCTCGAcgaaaatgacaaaaaggTTCACAGCGATTCCTTGCCCATTTCGGAGTATGCCACGAAAACGGGCAGGCTTTGTCTGGAGCTTATTGCCAGGGTCCTCGGCAACGACATCGTCTAGCTGCCCTGCGCCAAGATAGATACCCATGTCGATATTTGTCAATATTTGTCTATATAGCTTATAGCATATATAGCATATAGCATATTTTTCGTACGCACTGGGCGTGGAGGAAAATCTCCTTGAAGCAGCCCCCCTCGCACACTCTGCAaagcgtaaaaaaggaaggggggagagaggaGAGGGGTCCGGCGCCCTGTGAGGCCTATtacgtatatatacaaatatatatatatacgtatatatatctatatacttatatatatatccgTGACCCCTTACCCACAACCCACCGGATCTGAAGCCTCATTTACCAATCGAAACCACACGAGATGCACGTGCTGACACGCGCGCTTGTACGAGTGCTTACATTCGTCGTCATGCATGTAAACCCATTTATGCATCCCGTGCGTGCTCCAACTCcaccttccccctttgcaaatTTGTCAAAAGAAGAGCTCAATTCGAGGCGCCGCACAGTTCACGGCGCAGCAGAGCTCTGCCCCCAATTTGGCGTGCACCAAACCTTTCTGCACCCAACTTTCTGTCTGTCCACCTGTCAACCTATCCAACTGCGCGTTCTCGCGTGTGGCAAAAGAGCTTTCCACTTGCCACGTATGATGACcctttatacttttttttaatatttttattttaataattcatttttaataatacatagtatacattttttttcaattttaagttaattaaaaaaaatgtttgaaaAACATTAACAATCTGGAAATGAAAAGCCTCAGAAAgataaatatacattaatattacaatttgctctctttttttttttttttttttaaaaaaaaaaagcgtgaATTGTTATATTATACTACATTGTATTATACTACATTGTATTATACTACATTGTATTATACTATACGGTATTATACTTTACTGTATTATACTATACGGTATTATACTATACTGTATTATActacattatataaaaacaaatattaattattaaaaaaaaacttaaaaaagatatacataatgcgcgtatgtatatatataggtGTATATGATacaggtatatatatatatgctacATAAGTACACGGCGCACACGGTACGTGGtactttttatgtatatatttaaaaaaaataaatacaaaaatgggaattgTATAATTCTAGGGGAACCACACGCACAGGGCACGGGCGCGCTAGATGCGCGCACACAAATGCGCGGATATTTTGGCACGTACATATACAGATGTATAGCAGCGTATAAAAGTGTGCGCGCGTGCATGCCAAATGCGCATTTGCAAGCAACAATACACTCGCGCGGGGTCCATACGGAAATATACTactacacatgtgtacacatgCCTGTGCATAATACGCCGATACGTACGTGCGCGATGCGCGTGAGCGCGATACGTATACATGCGGATGCGTATATATGCCGATGAGTATAAATTCCTGCAGTGCATTTCTCGCATTACAGATATTTATATGtgtgtaaattaaaatat harbors:
- a CDS encoding hypothetical protein, conserved (encoded by transcript PVX_098765A); this translates as MKRENKNSSNSSVSILKKSNTSKAAGLKAPAKIRDTYKEKWSAKSAKDNGITSRKSSVNLMKVAANGKMNEEESGVALKKKIDDDKKKMEKNCANGKYNPGKEKSYSKAYDEKKNAEDEEGGGSAELSGEEEKGKATQNDGEEKDCRDVSVTRRLSKVSQAAANEGVPPEMGNVAVGNEDAEEGEDEAAEENEDAGEGARPKSHHFEDELTERYRRDGSRGEHEDALKNGETGEGGSDDSNWENTYDAVAVASADSAASSASSASADPTDSTDSTDSPASPTSTASLEESKADKGTRQDEDEAHEKKSIYQNILKKLNMEKNEELESSHIIILGNKDVGKSSLVKSLQEISLQGDKNDGEVLYQNGGGVLPLDYACLGVKNLEENKKANEVKGSSHVWILQHSSYVGSLIKNLKKFKDIKKVIILICTDLYKPYNIMSEINQWIDVLYVIFEHLHSDYSMEELRELKESLQSYVHNYKRDALERKKREKKCQVGVNPRNGITVGDSQPLMGESSREGQVKLSSSSSIREENTSNVERDGLIKINMSFPILFVICKSDGYEILNNRTYQGYMDVIIAYLRNLAVNYQAATIFCNTANKKEAKNVKLLYRYIMHRLHNFPFSDNAILDDYERVFVPSGYDDEGLIKQSIENTFVQNFNKPYDSIIVKPITNKSIVEHSHNVVADNYFNDFLAGLAPQVESNGASGADEDADEDNGDATRDGARDGTRHDVLDGARHATRHAARNDNPNCSDAGRGKIKIDVTLNGGTAAINNGSNSQNGASKEQNDKSLHSFFQSLLAKGRSKSPSAPSISPQALDKRKNANPQ
- a CDS encoding arginase, putative (encoded by transcript PVX_098770A), encoding MIECIENYIKTFKEKENLYVKKKVSIIGSPLSAGQPLGGVHLACDNLRMLGLHKVIEALGWSYEDVGNVGAAGSVGSGGSTDSGGSIGSDEGTDSGGSDIDKDIGGRRTYEQAEMNGRLNTHNSSSAHTEKYHHGMEKLNGDTKLNHCCNGKDNANWENHSNRNDHRGERCMTNKCVQNNYYDNIKNVEIIGKFSEKLFRKMSNELRKKNFVLNIGGDHSVAFPSILSSLQFYRDLRVIWIDAHGDINIPETSPSGNYHGMALAHTIGLFKNKVPCFEWSEKLTYLKPENVAIIGIRDIDIYEKIILKKCNINYYTIFDIEKNGIYNTICTALNLLDPHENCPIHISLDIDSVDSFFAPGTGTIAKGGLNYREINLLMKVLADTRRVVSMDLVEYNPSLDENDKKVHSDSLPISEYATKTGRLCLELIARVLGNDIV